The following proteins come from a genomic window of Halorussus halophilus:
- a CDS encoding tyrosine-type recombinase/integrase: MTEDSYEKRQRLAEAFDREIDPLAEYEQTFEAAGVDPFELFVSDVLNAKSIAPRTRDDYHRLFKQWQAHMHEQGRHPACPNPRHLRSFIDYEREEKGNHPDTVQEKVRKLEEVYRYWQAAPSFPHSTEYNPFTIVKQTVSLEAPEQKPLPRIPLSELRELISRIDTLRDLAIVLIQLKLGLRATEVCNIPLGELDIQDQELQDHYTSLGGHWMLEDRSNAVYVPHDRYGNKSGRPRVLPVDSELRDVLTRYLLVRPDSDAPWVFLSEKGHQLRKKNVNQIWRSVFHPEYAESEHYRPVLSHYGRHRFTTFWRVERDLSRPLVKYLRGDRPDSESITKREGIDEYIHTYYEDIEIVYRRAIYQLR, translated from the coding sequence ATGACCGAGGACTCCTACGAAAAGCGACAGCGACTCGCTGAAGCCTTCGATAGAGAAATCGACCCGCTGGCCGAATACGAGCAAACATTCGAAGCGGCGGGCGTAGACCCCTTCGAGTTGTTCGTCAGCGATGTCCTCAACGCGAAGAGCATCGCACCGCGAACGCGCGACGATTATCATCGACTGTTCAAACAATGGCAAGCACACATGCACGAGCAGGGCCGTCATCCTGCGTGTCCCAACCCGCGACACCTTCGGTCGTTCATCGATTACGAACGCGAGGAGAAGGGCAACCATCCTGATACTGTGCAGGAGAAAGTACGGAAACTTGAAGAAGTCTATCGGTACTGGCAGGCCGCTCCAAGCTTTCCGCACTCCACAGAGTACAACCCATTTACAATCGTCAAACAGACCGTCTCACTGGAAGCACCAGAACAGAAGCCACTACCTCGGATTCCACTTTCTGAGCTTCGGGAGTTAATCAGTCGAATCGACACGCTCCGAGATTTAGCTATCGTCCTCATTCAACTCAAACTCGGACTGCGCGCTACTGAGGTCTGTAACATTCCCCTTGGTGAACTCGACATCCAAGACCAAGAACTTCAAGACCACTACACCTCGCTCGGTGGGCACTGGATGTTAGAGGATCGTTCGAACGCGGTCTACGTTCCCCACGACAGATATGGGAACAAATCCGGTCGCCCACGAGTGCTACCAGTCGATTCTGAATTACGAGACGTACTCACGAGGTATCTGCTCGTTCGGCCTGATAGTGACGCACCGTGGGTGTTCCTCAGCGAGAAGGGCCACCAGTTGAGGAAGAAGAACGTCAACCAGATTTGGCGGAGCGTGTTCCACCCAGAGTACGCGGAGAGTGAGCATTATCGTCCGGTTCTCAGCCACTACGGACGACATCGTTTCACGACGTTCTGGCGTGTGGAACGAGACCTGTCAAGGCCACTCGTGAAATACCTTCGCGGTGATCGGCCCGATAGCGAGTCAATTACTAAGCGTGAAGGGATTGACGAGTACATCCACACCTATTACGAAGATATCGAGATAGTGTATCGACGAGCCATCTACCAACTTAGGTAG
- a CDS encoding efflux RND transporter permease subunit: MADYQRVIDWLDAWIVERSKTVLVVFLLATAVFGFGLTQVSTEAGTSQFTEDNPAQEAFDAVNREFTQPFEADNGTTQLVQSGRNVLSKPELVAMLTAMQRLEQREELRVASTTSAASIVARTLDPNATTLEAQIRVLERATDTEIEQAVREAAQNPFFRALLSKDFNPRAASASATIGLVEHRIPGGVSQDVGAEADPETDPLAQIQLRSQGVVESVESNIRVFGAGILTAELASVTFDSLLLVIPAASVLIFVFLLFAYRDPFDLVLGVVSLVMTIVWTLGFTGLVGIPFTQLLVAVPPLLLAVGIDYGIHVINRYREERVTGTGVKPSMRRATDQLLVAFFIVTGTTVFGFGSNATSRLQPIREFGVVAAIGIVFTFLIFGVFLPAAKVASDDFRRRLPIPSFGERPLGEADSPLGRLLSGSVTLARRGATAVVVVSLLLTVVSGSYATGIDTSFSNEDFLPPEETPPYLEVLPEPFAPETYTVTELTNFLQDNFESGEADTVTVYVRGPLREDYALESIQHASQNPPDSFLVTDRQAEAQSIVTVIRQYSEQSESFDRLVARNDRNANGVPDDDLQLIYERLLSSPARDRALQYITEDFRSTQVVYSTKSDAEPAVVTRDARRVADRYRFDAVATGEIVVFQAIADTIFASAIRSLVTALALTALFLLVLYRLLVGQAAYGLINLFPIVVAVALLAGTMRLLDIPFNALTATVLAIALGLGVDYSAHVVQRFTDEFEEGVSVFDALAATVRGTGGALTGSMLTTTAGTAVLVLAITPVLGQFGLVTALSIFYSYLTALFVTPSIIVVWARWTGKMDGNRPVNGAPGSPPK; this comes from the coding sequence GTGGCCGACTACCAGCGAGTCATCGACTGGCTGGACGCGTGGATAGTCGAGCGGTCGAAGACGGTACTGGTCGTCTTCCTTCTGGCCACCGCCGTCTTCGGATTCGGTCTGACGCAAGTCTCAACGGAAGCGGGGACGAGTCAGTTCACCGAAGACAACCCCGCACAGGAAGCGTTCGACGCCGTCAACCGCGAGTTCACCCAACCGTTCGAGGCCGACAATGGGACGACCCAACTCGTCCAGTCGGGCCGGAACGTCCTCTCGAAACCGGAGCTGGTAGCGATGCTGACCGCGATGCAGCGCCTCGAACAGCGAGAGGAACTGCGGGTCGCCTCGACCACGAGCGCCGCAAGCATCGTCGCTCGCACCCTCGACCCGAACGCGACCACGCTCGAAGCCCAGATTCGCGTACTGGAGCGAGCGACAGACACGGAAATCGAGCAAGCAGTGAGAGAGGCGGCGCAGAACCCGTTCTTCCGAGCACTCCTCAGCAAAGACTTCAACCCGCGTGCCGCGTCAGCGTCGGCGACCATCGGTCTCGTCGAGCATCGCATTCCGGGCGGCGTCTCCCAAGACGTCGGTGCGGAAGCCGACCCAGAGACGGACCCGCTCGCACAGATACAGTTGCGCTCGCAGGGAGTCGTCGAGTCTGTCGAGAGCAACATTCGGGTGTTCGGCGCTGGCATCCTCACCGCTGAACTGGCGAGCGTCACCTTCGACTCGCTGCTACTGGTGATTCCAGCCGCCTCGGTTCTCATCTTCGTCTTCCTGTTGTTCGCGTACCGCGACCCGTTCGACCTCGTCCTCGGCGTCGTCTCGCTCGTGATGACCATCGTCTGGACGCTCGGGTTCACCGGCCTCGTCGGCATTCCGTTCACGCAATTGCTGGTGGCAGTTCCGCCGCTATTGCTCGCGGTCGGCATCGACTACGGCATCCACGTCATCAACCGCTACCGGGAAGAGCGCGTCACCGGCACGGGCGTGAAACCGTCGATGCGTCGAGCGACCGACCAACTGCTCGTGGCGTTCTTCATCGTCACGGGGACCACCGTCTTCGGGTTCGGGTCGAACGCGACGAGTCGCCTCCAACCGATTCGAGAGTTCGGCGTCGTCGCGGCTATCGGCATCGTCTTCACGTTTCTCATCTTCGGCGTCTTCCTCCCGGCGGCGAAGGTGGCGAGCGACGACTTCCGGCGTCGGCTCCCGATTCCATCCTTCGGCGAGCGACCGCTCGGCGAGGCTGACTCGCCACTGGGCAGACTCCTCTCGGGGAGTGTCACGCTCGCTCGACGCGGTGCCACCGCTGTCGTCGTGGTTTCGCTCCTGTTGACGGTCGTCTCGGGCTCCTACGCGACCGGCATCGACACGTCGTTCTCGAACGAGGACTTCCTCCCGCCCGAGGAGACACCGCCCTATCTGGAGGTTCTCCCGGAACCGTTCGCGCCGGAGACGTACACGGTCACGGAACTCACCAACTTCCTGCAGGACAACTTCGAATCCGGCGAAGCCGACACGGTGACTGTCTACGTCAGAGGGCCGTTACGCGAAGACTACGCACTGGAATCTATCCAGCACGCGAGTCAGAACCCACCAGATTCGTTCCTCGTCACCGACCGGCAGGCAGAGGCCCAGAGCATCGTCACCGTCATCCGCCAGTACAGCGAGCAATCGGAGTCGTTCGACCGCCTCGTCGCGCGCAACGACCGCAACGCCAACGGCGTCCCCGACGACGACCTCCAACTGATTTACGAACGATTGCTCTCCTCGCCAGCGCGAGACCGAGCGCTCCAGTACATCACCGAGGACTTCCGGAGTACGCAGGTCGTCTACTCCACCAAGAGCGACGCCGAACCTGCCGTCGTCACGCGGGACGCTCGTCGCGTCGCCGACCGCTACCGATTCGACGCGGTCGCGACCGGCGAAATCGTGGTGTTCCAAGCTATCGCCGACACCATCTTCGCGTCCGCCATCCGAAGCCTCGTGACGGCGCTCGCGCTGACCGCGCTCTTCCTGCTTGTCCTCTATCGACTCCTCGTCGGACAGGCGGCCTACGGACTCATCAACCTCTTCCCCATCGTCGTCGCCGTCGCACTGCTCGCCGGAACCATGCGCCTACTCGACATCCCGTTCAACGCCCTCACCGCGACAGTGCTGGCCATCGCGCTCGGCCTCGGCGTAGACTACTCCGCGCACGTCGTCCAGCGCTTCACCGACGAGTTCGAGGAAGGAGTCAGCGTCTTCGACGCGCTCGCCGCGACTGTCCGGGGAACCGGCGGCGCGCTCACGGGGAGCATGCTCACGACGACTGCGGGGACCGCGGTGTTGGTCTTGGCGATTACGCCAGTGCTGGGCCAGTTCGGTCTCGTGACCGCGCTGAGTATCTTCTACTCGTATCTCACCGCGCTGTTCGTGACGCCTTCGATTATTGTTGTCTGGGCGCGGTGGACGGGGAAAATGGACGGTAATCGTCCGGTCAACGGCGCACCGGGCAGTCCGCCGAAGTAG
- a CDS encoding site-2 protease family protein, which yields MRNYEITEVWDIPIRINTSLLVFLPILAWLIGSGQQIELYAGLIEGLTGRGFDPASLRAGATPWVIGAAAAVGLFVSVTIHELGHSWVALRYGIEIESITLWILGGLASLKTIPREWNREFWIAIAGPISSLLVAAVCYAGLLVAPETLQASRFVVGWLAISNVTLAAFNLLPAFPMDGGRVLRALLARDRPYGAATRIASRVGVAFAFLFAVVGALNFQIIMLLLALFIYGAATTESRTVLLDELLEGITVGDIVSSDPATVPATATVEDFGAQLLRERRPVHLVTDHGGAVVGLVTLEDLRKVKREDRETTRVEEIMQDAPRFDSSADAFDALIQLNQAGRSNAIVEGADGLVGVLTQADYANAMSIRR from the coding sequence ATGCGAAACTACGAGATTACCGAGGTCTGGGACATTCCGATCCGCATAAACACGTCGCTACTTGTCTTCCTCCCGATACTAGCGTGGTTGATCGGGAGCGGTCAGCAGATCGAACTGTACGCCGGGCTCATCGAGGGGCTGACCGGCCGCGGGTTCGACCCGGCCAGCCTCCGGGCGGGGGCGACGCCGTGGGTCATCGGCGCCGCGGCGGCGGTCGGCCTGTTCGTGAGCGTGACCATCCACGAACTCGGCCACTCTTGGGTCGCGCTCCGCTACGGCATCGAGATCGAGTCGATTACGCTCTGGATCCTCGGCGGCCTCGCGTCGTTGAAGACGATTCCCAGAGAGTGGAACCGCGAGTTCTGGATCGCTATCGCCGGCCCCATCTCGAGCCTCCTCGTCGCCGCGGTCTGTTACGCGGGGCTCCTCGTCGCCCCCGAGACCCTCCAGGCCTCGAGATTCGTCGTCGGCTGGCTCGCCATCTCGAACGTCACGCTGGCCGCGTTCAACCTTCTCCCCGCGTTTCCGATGGACGGTGGCCGAGTACTGCGGGCGCTGCTGGCGCGCGACCGACCGTACGGCGCGGCGACACGCATCGCATCTCGCGTCGGTGTCGCGTTCGCGTTCCTCTTCGCCGTCGTCGGGGCGCTCAACTTCCAGATAATCATGCTGCTGTTGGCGCTGTTCATTTACGGGGCCGCGACGACGGAGTCGCGCACCGTCCTCCTCGACGAACTGCTTGAAGGGATCACGGTCGGCGACATCGTCTCTTCCGACCCTGCGACCGTTCCCGCGACAGCGACGGTCGAAGATTTCGGCGCCCAGTTGCTGCGAGAGCGCCGACCGGTCCACCTCGTGACCGACCACGGTGGCGCGGTCGTCGGCCTCGTCACCCTCGAGGACCTTCGGAAGGTCAAACGCGAGGACCGAGAGACGACGCGGGTCGAGGAAATCATGCAGGACGCGCCGCGATTCGACTCGAGCGCCGACGCCTTCGACGCGCTGATCCAGTTGAACCAGGCCGGTCGCTCGAACGCCATCGTCGAAGGCGCCGACGGACTCGTCGGCGTCCTGACACAGGCCGACTATGCCAACGCGATGAGCATCCGCCGCTAA
- a CDS encoding zinc ribbon domain-containing protein, giving the protein MAQLECWNCGEDIEPDWNYCPQCTLPVSDEHIFNEWFEHETKANKLRDAHLDVIAEQLIARYPDAVKQVLEEDGREGE; this is encoded by the coding sequence ATGGCACAATTGGAATGCTGGAATTGCGGAGAGGATATCGAACCAGATTGGAATTACTGTCCCCAATGTACGCTCCCTGTTTCAGACGAGCATATCTTCAATGAATGGTTTGAGCACGAAACCAAAGCGAACAAGCTGAGGGATGCACATTTGGACGTTATCGCTGAGCAGTTGATAGCACGTTATCCTGATGCTGTAAAGCAAGTATTGGAGGAAGATGGACGCGAGGGTGAGTGA
- a CDS encoding WD40/YVTN/BNR-like repeat-containing protein: MPNESRRTFVKAAGASILTVAGVGAMTTTGAGQSSENEFSVVENVPTTKTLFSAVNTVEAPVAVGAGGDVLQRKTDGWQKIVEYGPQARSRPLKGADVTDDGRAVWFVGGSGVIGEYRIDTNTLTNYSAPKGKTSTWEDVAVVGNAGANERLYFVNGSGELLVGIRQDSGAVKYKDVTKPGGGSTIPGIDFHSRNQGHVISTSQFVAETTDGGSNWSQIGIDFSGEGFFDVASIATGDINVAAGNGIVYRYDGHRWTPHVIDDDRQAIRGIDRNDDDGFAAGAGGKVYERQSTGQWTRMQTPTDTKLNGAAKGPTYDVAVGTGGTIVERGGDSDGSTTTTTSTSTTNTTTVASTTTVASTTTVASTTTVSSQESDNDQFTIAIDPEQVTEILEGEWV, encoded by the coding sequence ATGCCGAACGAATCTCGGCGAACGTTCGTGAAGGCCGCAGGAGCATCGATTCTAACCGTCGCAGGGGTCGGAGCGATGACTACCACTGGTGCTGGACAGTCGTCGGAGAACGAGTTCAGCGTCGTAGAGAACGTGCCGACGACGAAGACGTTGTTCAGCGCGGTCAACACGGTCGAAGCACCCGTCGCGGTGGGAGCAGGTGGCGACGTACTCCAGCGAAAAACGGACGGTTGGCAGAAAATCGTCGAGTACGGCCCACAGGCCCGAAGCCGACCGCTGAAAGGGGCGGACGTGACCGACGACGGCAGAGCAGTCTGGTTCGTCGGCGGGTCGGGCGTCATCGGCGAATACCGAATCGACACGAACACGCTGACGAACTACTCGGCCCCGAAGGGCAAGACGAGTACCTGGGAAGACGTCGCCGTCGTCGGCAACGCTGGCGCGAACGAACGGCTCTACTTCGTCAACGGCTCCGGCGAGTTACTCGTCGGCATTCGACAGGACTCCGGTGCGGTCAAGTACAAGGACGTCACCAAGCCCGGCGGTGGCTCTACCATCCCCGGCATCGACTTCCACAGTCGGAATCAAGGCCACGTCATCAGCACGAGTCAGTTCGTCGCGGAGACGACCGACGGCGGGTCGAACTGGAGTCAAATCGGCATCGACTTCTCGGGCGAGGGCTTCTTCGACGTGGCGAGCATCGCGACCGGAGACATCAACGTCGCCGCCGGAAACGGCATCGTCTACCGCTACGACGGCCATCGCTGGACGCCCCACGTCATCGACGACGACCGACAGGCGATTCGCGGCATCGACCGAAACGACGACGACGGCTTCGCCGCGGGTGCGGGTGGCAAAGTCTACGAACGACAATCCACGGGACAGTGGACGCGCATGCAGACGCCGACCGACACGAAACTCAACGGGGCCGCGAAAGGCCCGACGTACGACGTCGCCGTCGGCACCGGTGGCACCATCGTCGAGCGCGGCGGCGATAGCGATGGTTCGACCACGACGACTACGTCCACTTCGACGACGAATACGACGACAGTGGCGAGTACGACCACTGTAGCCAGCACGACGACAGTCGCCAGTACGACGACCGTGTCGAGTCAGGAAAGCGACAACGACCAGTTCACTATCGCTATCGACCCGGAGCAAGTCACCGAAATTCTCGAAGGCGAGTGGGTCTAA
- a CDS encoding COG1361 S-layer family protein → MTRRTSRRSFVVVVVALLLVSSAAFAVAESESVAPRVEQQTATTDLPPTSSPTIDGETTRSPPTTQRGGTTLTGSTSDFVLVSTSTNAPVDGTGSLSLTFRNVGETVSNASVVVQSPNESVRFGPSQSARRSLGEWVGGERRTVTFDLLVEEFAEVRTYPFMAFVRYTAANGTRQRAGPYIFDVQPSQRIQLDRFEVTRIASDAQAGETGTISVTIENTGPDVRDAVVTLRSLNDQLRFGRRRNASQFVGEWSSSESITFDYRVRTSNDTLGGSYPFVVSVSYLANGSRQRSTSKVFGVVPAPEQSFAFSNVTSTLRVGDEGTVSGTLTNQGPAVARDAVLVLRSRSDTFFPREREYALGTLERGQSERFRFRIDVSDSADRGPRQLSLFVRYRNRDGDSLRSDPLTAQVLVRERRDEFVVEPIRVTVEAGSSAEVTLRITNNDDRILRSIDARSFVDSPLSLDDNQAFVTRLAPNETTNISFRVSADAGALAGTYPLTLDFQYETPDGEKRLSDTYELPIRVVQPERDGLFSFLETIDLPILGAAVLLGLVAVVLVAIRRWR, encoded by the coding sequence GTGACGCGACGCACGTCCCGGCGGTCGTTCGTCGTGGTCGTGGTGGCACTGTTGTTGGTCTCGTCGGCCGCGTTCGCTGTCGCCGAGAGCGAGTCGGTCGCTCCGAGGGTCGAACAGCAAACCGCGACGACCGACTTGCCGCCGACCAGTTCGCCGACGATTGACGGGGAGACGACTCGCTCACCGCCGACTACCCAGCGAGGCGGTACGACGCTGACTGGTTCCACGAGCGACTTCGTACTCGTCTCGACCAGCACGAACGCGCCCGTCGATGGCACCGGCAGTCTGTCACTCACGTTCCGGAACGTCGGCGAGACCGTGTCGAACGCGAGCGTCGTCGTCCAGTCGCCGAACGAGAGTGTCAGGTTCGGCCCGTCCCAGAGTGCCCGTCGGTCGCTCGGTGAGTGGGTCGGCGGCGAGCGGCGAACGGTCACGTTCGACCTCTTGGTCGAGGAGTTCGCCGAGGTCCGGACGTATCCGTTCATGGCGTTCGTCAGATACACCGCCGCGAACGGCACCCGGCAACGGGCAGGGCCGTACATCTTCGACGTGCAACCGTCCCAGCGAATCCAACTCGACCGGTTCGAAGTCACGCGAATCGCCTCCGACGCACAGGCAGGCGAGACGGGAACCATCTCGGTGACAATCGAAAACACTGGTCCAGACGTGCGGGACGCCGTCGTCACCCTTCGGTCTCTCAACGACCAACTTCGATTTGGACGGCGGCGCAACGCGAGTCAGTTCGTCGGCGAGTGGTCGAGCAGCGAATCGATAACCTTCGACTATCGCGTGCGGACGAGCAACGACACGCTCGGCGGAAGCTATCCGTTCGTCGTCTCCGTGTCGTACCTGGCGAACGGCAGTCGCCAGCGGAGTACGTCGAAGGTGTTCGGCGTCGTCCCGGCGCCCGAACAGTCGTTCGCGTTCAGTAACGTCACCAGCACGCTCCGCGTCGGCGACGAAGGCACCGTCAGCGGCACGCTCACCAATCAGGGCCCGGCAGTCGCGCGGGACGCCGTACTCGTCCTTCGGTCTCGGAGTGACACGTTCTTCCCACGCGAGCGGGAGTACGCCCTCGGGACGCTCGAACGAGGGCAATCCGAGCGGTTCCGGTTCCGAATCGACGTGAGCGACAGCGCCGACCGTGGGCCGCGACAGCTCTCGCTCTTCGTCAGATATCGGAACCGAGACGGGGACAGCCTGCGAAGCGACCCGCTCACCGCGCAGGTACTCGTCCGAGAGCGACGCGACGAGTTCGTCGTCGAACCGATACGGGTGACGGTCGAAGCGGGGTCGTCGGCAGAAGTGACGCTCCGAATCACGAACAACGACGACCGGATTCTCCGGAGTATCGACGCTCGCTCGTTCGTCGATAGCCCGCTCTCGCTCGACGACAATCAGGCGTTCGTGACTCGGTTGGCACCGAACGAGACGACGAACATCTCGTTCCGCGTCAGCGCGGACGCTGGCGCGCTCGCAGGCACCTACCCGTTGACCCTCGACTTCCAGTACGAGACGCCCGACGGCGAGAAGCGGCTCTCGGACACGTACGAACTGCCGATACGGGTCGTTCAGCCCGAGCGAGACGGGCTCTTCTCGTTCCTCGAAACTATCGACCTGCCCATCCTCGGGGCCGCCGTCCTCCTCGGTCTCGTCGCCGTCGTCCTCGTCGCCATCCGGAGGTGGCGATGA
- a CDS encoding HpcH/HpaI aldolase family protein, with amino-acid sequence MSESPRTNELRRTLEAGEVALGVLDNTYSPTLGEFYGELGLDFVWLDLEHAGPSPWDGERLDDLLRATDQTETELLVRLPAADPSLVRKALDAGVRNVFVSRVETAEDAQRAIRASRFRYGDSPGDRGFANPRASRWGQADDYVATEDEETLVGVTIESQTAVDNLDEILDVPELGFVFIGPLDLAVSLGHPGEPQHPDVEEKVEEIRQASLDADVPVGGLGFGMDDVNEKADTGYQLLNLGSTTGAIAQTVESWFDDYQDER; translated from the coding sequence ATGTCCGAATCACCGCGGACCAACGAACTGCGGCGCACGCTCGAAGCCGGGGAGGTAGCACTCGGCGTCCTCGACAACACCTACAGCCCGACGCTCGGGGAGTTCTATGGCGAGTTAGGACTGGACTTCGTCTGGCTCGACCTGGAGCACGCCGGCCCGAGTCCCTGGGACGGCGAGCGACTCGACGACCTGCTCAGAGCTACCGACCAGACCGAGACCGAACTCCTGGTCCGATTGCCCGCCGCCGACCCCTCACTCGTGCGGAAGGCACTCGACGCCGGCGTCCGGAACGTATTCGTCTCGCGGGTCGAGACAGCCGAAGACGCCCAGCGGGCGATTCGAGCCTCTCGATTCCGGTACGGCGACAGTCCAGGTGACCGTGGATTCGCCAACCCCCGAGCGAGTCGCTGGGGACAGGCCGACGACTACGTAGCAACCGAAGACGAAGAGACGCTAGTCGGCGTGACGATAGAGAGCCAGACTGCAGTCGATAACCTCGACGAGATTCTCGACGTCCCCGAACTCGGGTTCGTCTTCATCGGCCCACTCGACCTCGCGGTCTCGCTCGGCCACCCGGGCGAACCCCAACATCCGGACGTGGAAGAGAAAGTCGAGGAGATACGGCAGGCCAGCCTCGACGCCGACGTACCCGTCGGTGGACTCGGCTTCGGGATGGACGACGTGAACGAGAAAGCCGACACAGGCTACCAACTACTCAACCTCGGCAGCACGACCGGCGCCATCGCACAGACGGTCGAATCGTGGTTCGACGACTATCAGGACGAACGGTAA
- a CDS encoding RNA-guided endonuclease InsQ/TnpB family protein, protein MKRTNIFNIVPRSDADSELLHRLLDASASLWNELTYERRQRFFDDESVWEAPNYYDQYKHVLGAPTAQQLKRKNDTAWKSFFAVLEENPEKANPPGYWGNEAEGRELRTYIRSDRYSVAWGKRSRLEISVGQKLKAEYDLGYHEQLRLEIAGRPKWEGKQGQLELYYDETTESYRAIQPVTVDSSQKEPQRGGAVAALDIGVNNLVACTVSNGEQYLYHGEKVFEEFRETTERIAYYSSKMSGRRRTSKRIDRLYRKRTNRRNHAQDALVRDLCTRLYENEVADVFVGDLSNVLSTHWSVRVNEKTHNFWAFRRFITRLESVCEEYGISVHEESEADTTRECPACGEKNRTTRNGDVFWCPCGHEGHADLDASKLFLVKQANIEVGPMARPVRFEWDNHDWRSTTDVPLSWTNPKEARTN, encoded by the coding sequence ATGAAACGAACGAACATCTTCAACATCGTTCCACGGTCTGATGCTGATAGCGAACTCTTACACCGACTGTTGGACGCATCAGCGAGTCTGTGGAATGAACTCACCTACGAACGACGGCAACGCTTCTTCGACGATGAGTCAGTCTGGGAAGCACCAAACTACTACGACCAATACAAGCACGTCCTCGGGGCTCCCACGGCACAACAACTTAAGCGGAAGAACGACACCGCGTGGAAGTCGTTTTTCGCAGTGCTTGAGGAGAACCCAGAGAAGGCGAACCCGCCAGGATACTGGGGGAACGAAGCAGAGGGTCGAGAATTGCGGACGTACATTCGAAGTGACCGATACTCAGTTGCATGGGGCAAGCGGTCACGACTTGAGATTTCGGTGGGGCAAAAGCTGAAAGCGGAGTACGACCTCGGCTATCACGAGCAACTTCGCTTAGAGATAGCTGGCAGACCGAAGTGGGAGGGAAAACAAGGGCAGTTAGAACTCTATTATGATGAGACGACGGAGTCGTACAGAGCTATTCAGCCAGTCACAGTAGATAGCTCTCAAAAAGAGCCACAGCGAGGCGGTGCGGTCGCTGCATTAGATATCGGTGTGAATAACCTCGTCGCCTGCACCGTCTCAAACGGAGAACAATATCTGTATCATGGGGAGAAGGTCTTTGAGGAGTTCCGTGAGACGACAGAGCGAATCGCGTATTATAGCTCGAAGATGTCGGGGCGGCGTCGAACGAGCAAGCGAATTGACCGACTGTATCGAAAGCGGACGAATCGACGTAATCACGCCCAAGACGCTCTCGTACGTGATCTTTGCACGCGACTCTACGAGAACGAGGTTGCTGACGTGTTCGTCGGCGACTTATCGAATGTCCTCTCTACACATTGGAGCGTCAGAGTGAACGAGAAAACGCATAACTTCTGGGCGTTTCGCCGCTTCATTACTCGGCTTGAGTCGGTCTGTGAAGAGTACGGGATATCGGTCCACGAAGAATCGGAAGCAGATACGACCAGAGAGTGTCCTGCATGTGGTGAGAAGAACCGCACAACGCGTAACGGGGATGTTTTTTGGTGTCCCTGTGGGCACGAGGGACATGCAGATCTTGATGCATCGAAGTTGTTCTTGGTAAAGCAAGCGAACATCGAAGTTGGGCCGATGGCACGGCCTGTGCGCTTCGAGTGGGACAATCATGACTGGCGTTCAACCACAGACGTCCCTCTCTCGTGGACAAATCCCAAAGAAGCACGCACGAACTAG
- a CDS encoding DUF21 domain-containing protein, with product MASLSVTVLGVGAIVVLVGLSAFFSSSETAIFTLSESERSELDASLEERAEMLRELRSDPHRLLVTILVGNNVVNVAIASITTALLIEVIPTGSAVSVATVLASFVVLVFGEIVPKAYGLGHAKRWALRVARPLSVVELVLYPLVAVFDFLTRRLNARIGGEPEIEHSYDGTE from the coding sequence ATGGCTTCACTCAGCGTCACTGTCCTCGGCGTCGGCGCCATCGTCGTTCTCGTCGGGTTGAGCGCGTTCTTCTCGAGCAGCGAGACGGCCATCTTCACCCTCTCCGAATCGGAGCGCTCGGAGCTGGACGCCTCGCTCGAAGAGCGGGCGGAGATGCTCCGGGAACTCCGCAGCGACCCCCACCGCTTGCTGGTGACGATTCTGGTCGGCAACAACGTGGTCAACGTCGCCATCGCCAGCATCACGACCGCGCTGTTGATCGAAGTTATTCCCACGGGCAGCGCGGTCTCCGTTGCGACAGTGCTGGCCAGTTTCGTCGTGCTGGTGTTCGGCGAGATCGTCCCAAAAGCGTACGGACTCGGCCACGCCAAGCGGTGGGCGCTCCGGGTTGCCCGTCCCCTCTCGGTCGTCGAGTTGGTACTGTACCCGCTGGTCGCCGTCTTCGATTTCCTCACGCGCCGGCTGAACGCGCGCATCGGCGGCGAACCCGAGATAGAGCATTCCTACGACGGGACGGAGTGA